TTTTACCAGTCCCCCTTTTAGCCATGCACCGACGGTGATTTTCAAAAAAGTAATTCAAAAGGGGAGCGCACCGGAGAACTATCATGCCACTTCCATTTATCCGGAATTTTTCCAGATCCGCAAGGGCCAATGGCTGCTTCCGGAAAACTCCCGTATGGACTGTGTGGTGGTCCTGGAGGACAGGGACCGTCTGAGTGTTAAAGAATTCCGAAATCTACAGAAAGGAGACCGGGTTGCCCTGGGCCGGAGGGAAAACGGAGAAGAGGGTATTTTTGTGCATACCGGCGGCTTTGGTTTTCCCGAGAAATACTCCGAAAAATTCGCCTTCCGAAAAAGGATAACCCGGGAGACCTCCTTTTCCATCGACTACGATGAACTTTATGAATTGCTCGAATATGACCGGCAAGAGGGCTTCATCCTCTGGGTCCTTGGGCCGGCGGTCGTGTTCGACTATGATGCCCGTCAGGCCTTTGCCGGACTGATTGATCGGGGTTATGTTCACGGACTTTTGGCCGGGAACGCCCTGGCCGCCCATGATCTGGAAGGGGCCCTTTTCGGAACGGCTCTGGGCCAGGAGATCTACTCCAAAAAATCAGTGCCCCTGGGCCATTATAAACACCTGGATGCCATCAATCGGATCAGGGCCTTGGGTTCCCTTAAAGGGGCGGTCCGCCAAGGCCTGATACAAAATGGCTTGATGCGGGCGGCCATCCTGAAAAAAATTCCCTATGTGCTGGCCGGATCTATTCGCGATGACGGGCCTTTGCCGGAGGTTATCGGAAATGCCTACACGGCCCAGGACCGGATGCGGAAACTGACGGCCCGGGCCACGACCGTTATCGCCATGGCTACCCAACTCCATGCCATTGCCACAGGCAATATGGTGCCTTCCTACCGGGTATTATCAGAGGGCCAGGTACGGCCGGTCTATTTTTATTCGGTGGATATGTCTGAATTTGCTGTGACCAAACTGGCCGACCGCGGGTCTTTGACGGCCCGTTCCATTTTGACCAATGTCCAGGATTTTGTGGTTACCGTGGAAAGGGGGCTTAGGAAACGGTACGGGGGTTTGTTAGAAAATAGCATTCAGGGGTCGGGGAGCAGGGGTCAGGGCATAGAATAAAGTTTCAAGATACAAGTTTCAAGTTGCAGGGGGGAAAAAACCCTGAACCCTGAACCTTGACGGATTCGTAAAAAGTCCGGGAGACCCCAATTTCGTCATTCCCGCCTGCGCGGGAATGACGAGTTTTTACATAGTCATCAACCTTGAACCTGACTTCATTTTTCGTGGTGCCCGTTAAGGACTTTCTTCTTACCGGACGAATTCCGTGCCGGCCTTTCCGGCAACGGCCTCTTCTATCTGCTCGATGGAGGTGATCACGGCCCTACGGCCCCCCTGGGCCATAAATTTTATAGCCGCTTCCACCTTGGGGCCCATGGAGCCTGCAGGAAAATGGCCTTCGTTGAGATAACTACGGGCTTCGGCCAGGGTCAGACGGCGCAGGAAATCCTGATCCGGACTTCCATAACCAAGGGCCGCACCCGGTACATCGGTGGCCATCAGAAAAAGGTCCACCCCGACCTCCTGAGCCAGAACGGCGCTGGCCAGGTCCTTGTCGATCACGGCATCCACCCCGCAAAAGGTCCTTCCCTCCCGGATTACCGGAATACCTCCCCCTCCGCAGCAGATGACGATAAAACCCATCTCGATGAGTTTTTTTATCTCCCGTTTTTCCACGATGGTAACCGGCTGCGGGGAGGCCACCACCCGCCGGTATCCTTTGGGGGTGTTTCGAGTAGGATAGGGCAGGGTGAGAGCCTTTTCCTTCGAAAAGGCCGGTCCGATGGGTTTGGAGGGCTTTAGAAAGGCCGGGTCATTTTCCTGGACCACGACATAACTGAGGAGACTGACGATGTATTTCTGTTGGTCCAGACCCAGTTCCATCAACTGGCTGTCCAGGGTGGATTCGATCATATAACCGATCTGGCCCTGGGTTTGGGCCACCAGGATTTCCAGAGGCAAAGGAGGGAAGGACCGGCAGGATTCCTGCTGTAAAAGCAAATGGCCTACTTGCGGCCCGTTTCCATGGGTGATGATGATTCGATAGGACTCTGAAAGACGGGCGATCTGACGGATCGGGATTTTCAGGGTCTGAAATTGTTCTTCGATAGACCCTTCCTGGCCTTTTTGGATGAGGGCGTTCCCTCCAAGGGCCACCAGGAGGACTTCTTTTCTTTTTTGGGTTCCCATTTCCCCCCGCCTTTTACCCGGAAGGCCTTTTGGATGCATCCAGGGCCTGGAGCCGCCTTATCAGGCATTCCTCCAAAAGCGGCGTTCCATAATCCCGGTATTCGTAACGGACCCGAAGGGTGGGTTTGTTGATCGATAAGACCTTGGTCAACTGGATGGGCGTGGCGAAAAGGACCAGGTCGCAATCGACGCTGTTGATAGTCATTTCCAGATCCTTAATCTGTTCCTGGCTGTAACCCATGGATGGGAGTATGGGTCCTATATGCGGATAGGTTTGAAAGACCTGTTTTATGGTCCCGGCGGCAAAGGGCCGGGGATCGACGATTTCCGCGGCTTGAAACTCCGTAGCAGCGATAAAGCCGGCCCCGAAGGACATTTCTCCGTGGGTCAAGGTCGGGCCGTCTTCCACCACCAGGACCCTTTTCCCCTGGATCAACTCGGGATGGCTGACCAGAACAGGCGATTGGGCCAGGACAATTTCGGCCTTGGGGGCATGGCGTTGGATATTTTCCCGAATCTGCTCCACATGGGCAAAGGGGGCCGTATCCACCTTGTTGATGATGGCTATATCGGCCATGAGCATATTGGTCTCACCCGGGTAATAGAGGGATTCATGCCCCGGCCGGTGGGGATCGAAAAGGACCAGGTGCACATCGGGAAAATAAAAAGGGGTGTCGTTATTTCCTCCGTCCCAGACGATGACCTCGGCCTCCTGTTGGGCCGCCTTAAGGATCAGCCCATAGTCCACCCCGGCATAGACCACGATGCCCAGGTCCACCAGGGGTTCATATTCTTCCCGTTCTTCCAGGGTGCAATGATGCCTTTCGAAATCTTCATAGGCGGCAAACCGTTGAACGATCTGGACACTCAGGTCGCCATAAGGCATGGGATGACGGACCACCACCACCTTACGGTTAAACCGGTGGAGTATTTCGCAGACTTTACGGGTGGTTTGGGATTTCCCCGCTCCGGTCCGAACAGCACAGACGGCTACCACAGGCTTATTGGACCGGAGCATGGTATAAGTCGCCCCGATCAGAATAAAGTCGGCCCCTTCGGCCATGGCAATGGAAGCCTTATGCATCACCTCCACATGGGGGACGTCGCTATAGGAAAAGGCCACCAGATCCACCCGGTGTTCCCGAATAAGCCGGACCAGGTGACTTTCAGGATAAACGGGGATCCCTTGGGGATAAGACTTTCCCGAAAGTTCCGGCGGATAAAGCCGTCCCTCGATAGAGGGGATCTGGGCGGCCGTAAAGGCCACCACCCGGTAACGGGGATTGTCTCTGAAATAAACGTTGAAATTATGAAAGTCCCGGCCGGCCGCTCCCATAATAATGACTTTTTCGATCATCTTTTCCTCAGCCTTTTGCAACAACAAGATAGGTTCAAGGCACCACGAAACATGGGAATATTGAATATCGAATAATGAATATCGAATGTCGAAGGAATGTAAAAACAAATTACTTCATGATTCGAAATTCGATGTTCGATATTCAAGAGGTTCTTTTAAAAGTCTTAATTATGCAAAATTAACACCCAATAGGTCAGCCGTCCCGGCTGACTATCAAATGGTTTTAACCTATTGTCAGGCAGGATGCCTGACCTATTTTTACTACGCTGCAAGTATCATGAAATATGAGAAGGGAATTCTCCGAACATTCATACTTGAAACTTACATCTTGAATCTTGCAACTTTATTGTCGCATTAACCCCTCATGCCCCAATGAATCTCAGCAACCAGTATCCAGTATCTACCATCTATTAAAGAACCGCCCGCTCTCCCAGATTCCCATAGCGATGATAGTTGTCACAGACCGACTGTTCCCGAAAATACCACAACAGCTCAATACGGCCTTCCGCCATGATCTTGGAGCGGGCGATAAAAAAACCGACTTGGGCTGGGGCCTGAAAAACTTCCGGGGGCACCCGGTTTGGTGAGGCATAACGGATACGGGAGATATGGGGGATCATCCGGACCAGGTCTGCATCCGTGTGCCGGTCAATGGGGACAGGGCCGCTGAATTTCCGGCCTTCCGGACCGGAAAGAAAATCCATGGCCGGGGTATTCAGATCCGGAGGGGCGCTTAAAATAAAGGGGCATGCAGCGATTCTGGCCCCGGCGATCCTGGCCAGGATCTCAAAAAGGGAGTCCATGGGATGGATCCGGACCAGAACCCTTCCGGCCGGGATATAACGGAGCAGGTTATCCTGGCCCCGAAGATGAAAATAATCTTTTTTCTTAAAAAACTCGTTTTCCGCCTGAAACAGATAGCTTCTCACGGCCCGGATGGTTTGCCTGAGATCGGGTTCCCATTCAAGCAGTTGTCCCCAATCCAGCTTTTGTTCCCATTCCAGCATAAGCCTTAAAAGGGTATGATCCTTTTCAAGGGCGCCCGTTGAAGGAGGACCGGTTTCCTCAAAGTCCATAAACTGGACTACATAACTGGGTCCACCGACTTTGATGCCCGATCCCAGGCCGGACTTGCCCCAGCCTCCGAAGGGCTGGCGCAAGACCCTGGCCCCGGTGGTCTCCCGGTTGATATAGAGAGTCCCGGCTTTAATCTTCTCTTTCCAAAGTTCCTGCTCCCGGGGGTCGATACTTTCCAGACCGGAGGTGAGCCCATAGCCGGTTTGATTGACCAGATCAATGGCCTGATCCAGGTTTTCTGCGGCCATCACGCCCAAAAGGGGGCCGAAGAATTCGGTCAGGTGCGTATAGCTGCCCGGCTGGACGCCCCATTTGATGCCTGGTGTCCACAAGTGGGGGTTTCCGGGGACATTTTCCGGCTTCAAGGCCCAGGATTCCCCGGGTTCGAGCCGGGTCAAAGCATTGATCAGATCCGCTTCCGGCGGTTGAATCAAAGGCCCCATCCGGTTTTGAAATTCCCAGGCCGATCCCACAGACAGGCTCCTGACGGCATCGACCAGCCTTATTTTGAATTTGGGGTCTTCAAAGACTTCTTTTTCCAGGATAAGCAGGGAAGTGGCCGAACATTTCTGGCCGCTGTTGCTGAAGGCCGATTGTACGCAATCCTTGATGGCCTGGTCCCGGTCCGACATGGCCGTCACAATGGTGGCATTCTTGCCGCCGGTCTCAGCCGCCAGATAGAGATTTGGGCGTTGTTTTAACAAAGCCCGGCCGGTGGCGGTGCTGCCGGTGAAAATCAGGCCATCGATATCCGGATGAGCGGCCAGTTTTGCTCCGGTCGTCGACCCGGAGCAGGGTAAAAACTGTAAGACTTTTTTGGAAATACCGGCCCTCCAGAAACATTGGCAAAGGACCCAGCCCACCAGGACGGCGGCCGAGGCCGGTTTGAAGAGGACCGTATTGCCGGCGGAAAGTAAGGCCGTAATCCCCCCGCAGGGGATGGCAATGGGGAAGTTCCAGGGTGAAATGACCAGACCCACCCCTTTTCCCCGGCATTGGATAGAGTTCCTCTCGGAGAGATCCTTTATCGACCAGGGATAGTATTCGGCGAAATCGATGGCCTCGGAAACTTCCGGATCGGATTCGGTGAATATTTTTCCCGTGTTGGCCGCAGCCGCACCGACCAGGTCCCCCCTGGCGGCGCGCAGTTCCCGGGCCACCTGCGAAAGCACGGCCCACCGTTCTGAAAGGGGTTTGGCCCTCCAGCCATCCGGATCGGCCCTGGCTATGGCCACGGCCTGATCGATGTCCGAATCGTTGGCTTGCGCATAAGCAGCCACCTGGATGGCGTCAAGATATTGAGAGGGATCGAAACAGGGCCGCAGGTCCCTGCCCTGGAAAATTTCCTTTCCCCCGATCACCAGGGGAATTTCGATGGGCGGATCTTCTTTTTTCTTTTTCCATTTCCCAGGGATCGTTTCGGCCCATTTTCGGTTGGCCGGCAGGGACCAGTCGGTATCCGGCTCATTTTTAAATGCCCCTTGAAAAAGGGCCCCCTGCTTCCCTGAAAATTTTTCCTCCAACCGGTTTTGATTGCGGTGGGATTTACTCCGGAGCAGGTCGGGAAAAGAAAAAGAGGCCAGGAATTGTTTTTTCAGAAATTCCCATTCTTTGGAATGGACTTCCAGCCGGGGTGCATAGCGCAGATAATTTTCCTCAGAGGTGTTTTCATCCAGCCGCCGGATCAGGTAGGCGATGGCGTTGATAAATTGTTCTCTGGTGGCCACCGGCGCATAAAGAACGAGTTCCTGTCCGGTTTCCTGAATGGCCCGCCGGACGTGATCGGCCATCCCTTCCAGCATTTCAAAGGAGAAATAAGGGGTAACCCCGTAGGTTTGGGCCAGACGGTGGGCATAGGCCAGTTCAAAGAGATTGTGGGAGGCAATGCCGAGATGAACGGCTTGAATGTTCTCCGGTCTGAAGCCATACTCCATCATACGCCGGTAATTGCCATCCACGTCGCCTTTGCAGTTGTAGGGCGACAAGGGCCAGTTGCGGATGGCGGCCTCGACCTGTTCCATCTCCAGGTTGGCCCCTTTGACCAGGCGGATTTTGACCGGCCTCCCTCCGGCGGCCTGCCTTTTTTTGGCCCAGTGCGTTAAGGCCTGCTGGATTTCAAAAGATTCCGGAAGATAGGCCTGCAAGGCCAGACCGGCGGAATAGTCCTGAAATTCTTCCTGGTCCAGGGTTCTTTGAAAGGCTTTCACCGTCAGTTCCAGATCCCGGAATTCTTCCATGTCCAGATTGACGAACTTGGAGACCAGGGTGCCGTCTTTTCGTCTGAAAAGGTTTTCCCCGGCCGCCCGGTATAATTGGGCAAGGCGGTCCTGGAGGATGTCGACGGTATATTCAAAGGCCAAAGGTTGGATTTGGGAAAAAATGGTTGAGATCTTGACCGAGATATATTCGATTTCCGGTTCCTTCAAGGCCTCCAGATAGGATTGGAGACGAAAGAGGGCTTCTTCTTCTCCGAGAACGGCCTCTCCCAGATGATTGACATTCACCCGCACATTTTCCATTTTTCTTTTCTGCAGATAGGGAAGAAAAACCTTCCTCTCACCGGGAATGACCGATCGGGAACTGTCTTCGCGCATCTTCTCCACCATGGTGGGCACGGAAATATGGGGAAAATGCCGGCCGATCCCTAAGAATAGCCGCATGAGTACTTTCTCGGTGGTATTGAAGAAATGCGGGACCCCGTATTGCTGGAATATATAATTGACCTGATCGGCCACCCGCTCGTCATCCTGAGAGCGAAAGCTCTGGTCGATCATCTTCAGCATGACAAAGCGGTCAGTGGGATGGTCCAAGAGTCTTTTTAAGTGCTCATGAATAATTTTTTCTTCATGAGTCAAAAGCTGATTGGCCCGATTTTGCCAGGTTTCGGCTAAAGAGACGGCCTCGGTTTTCAGATGATCAGGGGGGTAGGGGGCCATGGGATCGACTCCTGTGGGTTAGTTCGAAAATAAAGTTTCAAGATGCAAGTTTCAAGTATGAAAAACCTTGGCCTTGAAGCTATTTTCATGCTTCGTGGTGACCCAATGGGTCATGAGGGTTTAGTATGAAAATACAAATATTGAATATCGAACATCGAATTTCGAATCATGAAGTGATTGGTTTTTGCCTTCCTTCGACATTCATTATTCGTTATTCGATATTCGACATTCTCTTGTTTCGTCGTACCCCATAATGCCTGAGGGCTTAGTTGCCCATTACCTGGGGCTAAGGATCAGGGTTTGCCGGGCATGGTCTCTGATGGCCTTATCGCTGAACCACCAATAGAGCTTTTCGCCTTCCATAAAGGGTTTGATCTGGTCTGTGGTATGAGGGTCGAAGACCCGGGCGGTGATCCCGCCGGGCAGGACCGCGACGATTTTGTCCTCATCGGCCAAATCGGCCACCATGCGCATAGAGGCCGAAATCGTTACCCCGAAGGGTTGGTTGAAGCCATAGATGCCCCGGTACAGGGTTTCCCCCGAGCCCCCCATCGGGTTGGAGCCGCCGCCCAGAAGACCCTTGCCAAAGCCTTTCCGCCGGATGGGGCTGACCAATTCCAGTTGATGCACCTTGCCCCAGAGCCAATTCTCGGGATTCACTCCGAGGCTTGGGGTTAACTCTTCTATTACGGTTTTGGCGGCCTTATGAAAAAGGTCCTCCTGGGCTTTCTTCGTCTGATCCATTGTTAAGTCACCGGGCCAGGGTAAGGTCCCTTTAATCACCATATCCTGGAGCCGTTCCTGCCAGAAGTACCAGTTGTCGAGCATCAGTGCCGTCAATTCCGGGCCCAGTTTTTCGGAAAAGACCATCAGGGCGAATTTGCGGTAGACGGCCTGAAAGATGGTCGGAGCTGCCAGATCCTTGTCATCCTGGAAATCCCACTTGCTGAGAATGGCGGCCAGGGGTTTGGTGTCCTCATGGGCCATAAGGGCCTTGACCATGACGGGGGTGATCTCCCTGGCCATAAGGTTCAGGGTATCCCGCTGAAATTGCCAGTGGTCGTCTGCGGATTTGACTCCCGGCCCATCCAGAAGCTCGCTTAGACGCCGGTAGCGGTAAGAGGGCGACAGGTGGGAAGAGTAATAGAAGGGATAGTCCTTGGGTACGGTGTCATGGTTGCAGGTCCCCAGCCATCCCCTTTCCGGATTATGGGACTGGGGCATCTTTTCATAAGGGATCCAGCCGATCCAGTTGTCCTGACCGTCCTTTACAACAAAGGGGACGGTTCCGTCCTTCTGGGAACGGATGGGGAGCTTCCCCGAGGTCTGCCAGCCGATGTTGCCTTTGATGTCGGCAAAGACAAAATTAAGGCCGATCCAATTTACCCCTTTCAATGCCTCCCGGACTTCCATAACCGACCGGGCCTCCTGGACCTTGTCCAGGCCCAAGGCGGGCCCCATGGTCTCAAAGGGGGCCCAGCGCAGGGTGATCACTTTATGGCCCTTCAAACCCGGAAGGATGCCGGAGACCACCGGTCCCCTTTTGGTGGTCCTGATCCGGATGGTTTCCAGGCGAAACCCTTCGGGGGCCTTCTTGTCCTTGATCTTGAGAGTCTCTTCAATCCATTGAAATGGAACCGATAGAGCCCCCTCCAGGTATCGGCCGGGGTCTTTCGGGTCAAGGGTTTCGATATACAGGTCCTGGGTGTCCCCATAACTGTTGGTGATACCCACGGCGATATGGCTGTTCCTGCCGACCACCAGAGAAGGGGTGCCGGGTATTCCGGCACCGACAAATCTCATCTCCGGGGTGATCAGACCCACGGGGTACCATGGTCCGGGGAGGATCCGGGCATCCAGATGGGGATCATTGGCCAGGACCGGTTTGCCGCCCGGCGAGGTCTTGGGACCCACTACCCAGTTGTTGCTCCCTATCCGCAGGGAATCCGTTTCCAGAAAACTGAGAAGGGCCTGGTCCGGACCGAGGTTAATGCCGGTTACTTCCTGGTCTGATCCGGTATTGGCCTGTCGGCCCCTGTCTTTATTGTCGGGGTTGATATTAAGGGGAAAGATCTCCCGGGCCTTTTCCAGTCCGAGCTTTTCGACCAGCATCTGGGCAATGATCTCGGTCCCCAGATTGGCCGATGAACCCCAGCTCATATAATACATGATGGTCAGGGCATCTTCGATGCGCCAGGGCTGGGCGACGATACCGGAGAGTTTGAATTCCAAGGGGATGGATTCGGGATTTTCCCGGATACAGGCGTTGATGCCGTCCACGTATCGTTGCAGGTTGCGCCGGGTCGGTTCGTCCAGCAACGGGGCATGCCTTTGGGCATTGCGGAAAAAGCCGATGGTCCGCATCCGGATATCGAGGCCTTTGGTTTCTTCGCCGGCCATCTCCGAGAGACGGCCCGAGGCAAAGAGCCGGGTCAGCTCCATTTGGAATAACCGGTCCTGGGCGCTAACGAATCCCTGGGCAAAGAGGACGTCATCCATGTTCTGGGCATAGAGGTAAGCCATGCCCTTTTCATCCCGCAGAACGTTCACCTTTTCTTTGAGGCCTGAGAGGCCGAGCTCTCCATCCCTCTGATACCGATTCAAGGCCGAACAGCCGGCAAGACAACATAGGAAGAGAACACCCAAGACTGCAGACCATTTTCTAATATTCATTTCTCCGCCCCCTTTAAGTATGAATTTGAAGGTGAATATCTTTGGTTAGTTTTTTTTCTCCTCCAGTATATTGCCCAAAGCCATTATGAGGTTATTCCTGCTTGAAACTTGAAATTTGCATCTTGAAACTTACTTTTCCTACTGAAGTATAGAAGAAAGCCCTTTAGGTGTCAAGAAGACCCGGAGGGCCTTGGCGGTCGTTCAGGGAAAAACCCCGCCGGAAATCGTCCTAAAGAGCCTCTCAGAGAACCGTTCGCCCCCATCCACTCCTAAAGTTTAAAATAAAAAAATAGCTGATCACGAAGATGCTCTCCCAGGAAAGAAGTTGACATTTCAGTTACTTTTTTGTATACATATCTGTGAACGATATGTGGTCAAGGAGAGATCATGCCAAGTTCAAGTTCAACTATTCGAATAAGTAAAGAATCCAGTAATATTTTAAGGGAGATTGCCACCCAAGAAAA
The window above is part of the Deltaproteobacteria bacterium genome. Proteins encoded here:
- a CDS encoding carbamate kinase — protein: MGTQKRKEVLLVALGGNALIQKGQEGSIEEQFQTLKIPIRQIARLSESYRIIITHGNGPQVGHLLLQQESCRSFPPLPLEILVAQTQGQIGYMIESTLDSQLMELGLDQQKYIVSLLSYVVVQENDPAFLKPSKPIGPAFSKEKALTLPYPTRNTPKGYRRVVASPQPVTIVEKREIKKLIEMGFIVICCGGGGIPVIREGRTFCGVDAVIDKDLASAVLAQEVGVDLFLMATDVPGAALGYGSPDQDFLRRLTLAEARSYLNEGHFPAGSMGPKVEAAIKFMAQGGRRAVITSIEQIEEAVAGKAGTEFVR
- a CDS encoding GTPase, with translation MIEKVIIMGAAGRDFHNFNVYFRDNPRYRVVAFTAAQIPSIEGRLYPPELSGKSYPQGIPVYPESHLVRLIREHRVDLVAFSYSDVPHVEVMHKASIAMAEGADFILIGATYTMLRSNKPVVAVCAVRTGAGKSQTTRKVCEILHRFNRKVVVVRHPMPYGDLSVQIVQRFAAYEDFERHHCTLEEREEYEPLVDLGIVVYAGVDYGLILKAAQQEAEVIVWDGGNNDTPFYFPDVHLVLFDPHRPGHESLYYPGETNMLMADIAIINKVDTAPFAHVEQIRENIQRHAPKAEIVLAQSPVLVSHPELIQGKRVLVVEDGPTLTHGEMSFGAGFIAATEFQAAEIVDPRPFAAGTIKQVFQTYPHIGPILPSMGYSQEQIKDLEMTINSVDCDLVLFATPIQLTKVLSINKPTLRVRYEYRDYGTPLLEECLIRRLQALDASKRPSG
- a CDS encoding bifunctional proline dehydrogenase/L-glutamate gamma-semialdehyde dehydrogenase translates to MAPYPPDHLKTEAVSLAETWQNRANQLLTHEEKIIHEHLKRLLDHPTDRFVMLKMIDQSFRSQDDERVADQVNYIFQQYGVPHFFNTTEKVLMRLFLGIGRHFPHISVPTMVEKMREDSSRSVIPGERKVFLPYLQKRKMENVRVNVNHLGEAVLGEEEALFRLQSYLEALKEPEIEYISVKISTIFSQIQPLAFEYTVDILQDRLAQLYRAAGENLFRRKDGTLVSKFVNLDMEEFRDLELTVKAFQRTLDQEEFQDYSAGLALQAYLPESFEIQQALTHWAKKRQAAGGRPVKIRLVKGANLEMEQVEAAIRNWPLSPYNCKGDVDGNYRRMMEYGFRPENIQAVHLGIASHNLFELAYAHRLAQTYGVTPYFSFEMLEGMADHVRRAIQETGQELVLYAPVATREQFINAIAYLIRRLDENTSEENYLRYAPRLEVHSKEWEFLKKQFLASFSFPDLLRSKSHRNQNRLEEKFSGKQGALFQGAFKNEPDTDWSLPANRKWAETIPGKWKKKKEDPPIEIPLVIGGKEIFQGRDLRPCFDPSQYLDAIQVAAYAQANDSDIDQAVAIARADPDGWRAKPLSERWAVLSQVARELRAARGDLVGAAAANTGKIFTESDPEVSEAIDFAEYYPWSIKDLSERNSIQCRGKGVGLVISPWNFPIAIPCGGITALLSAGNTVLFKPASAAVLVGWVLCQCFWRAGISKKVLQFLPCSGSTTGAKLAAHPDIDGLIFTGSTATGRALLKQRPNLYLAAETGGKNATIVTAMSDRDQAIKDCVQSAFSNSGQKCSATSLLILEKEVFEDPKFKIRLVDAVRSLSVGSAWEFQNRMGPLIQPPEADLINALTRLEPGESWALKPENVPGNPHLWTPGIKWGVQPGSYTHLTEFFGPLLGVMAAENLDQAIDLVNQTGYGLTSGLESIDPREQELWKEKIKAGTLYINRETTGARVLRQPFGGWGKSGLGSGIKVGGPSYVVQFMDFEETGPPSTGALEKDHTLLRLMLEWEQKLDWGQLLEWEPDLRQTIRAVRSYLFQAENEFFKKKDYFHLRGQDNLLRYIPAGRVLVRIHPMDSLFEILARIAGARIAACPFILSAPPDLNTPAMDFLSGPEGRKFSGPVPIDRHTDADLVRMIPHISRIRYASPNRVPPEVFQAPAQVGFFIARSKIMAEGRIELLWYFREQSVCDNYHRYGNLGERAVL
- a CDS encoding penicillin acylase family protein; translation: MNIRKWSAVLGVLFLCCLAGCSALNRYQRDGELGLSGLKEKVNVLRDEKGMAYLYAQNMDDVLFAQGFVSAQDRLFQMELTRLFASGRLSEMAGEETKGLDIRMRTIGFFRNAQRHAPLLDEPTRRNLQRYVDGINACIRENPESIPLEFKLSGIVAQPWRIEDALTIMYYMSWGSSANLGTEIIAQMLVEKLGLEKAREIFPLNINPDNKDRGRQANTGSDQEVTGINLGPDQALLSFLETDSLRIGSNNWVVGPKTSPGGKPVLANDPHLDARILPGPWYPVGLITPEMRFVGAGIPGTPSLVVGRNSHIAVGITNSYGDTQDLYIETLDPKDPGRYLEGALSVPFQWIEETLKIKDKKAPEGFRLETIRIRTTKRGPVVSGILPGLKGHKVITLRWAPFETMGPALGLDKVQEARSVMEVREALKGVNWIGLNFVFADIKGNIGWQTSGKLPIRSQKDGTVPFVVKDGQDNWIGWIPYEKMPQSHNPERGWLGTCNHDTVPKDYPFYYSSHLSPSYRYRRLSELLDGPGVKSADDHWQFQRDTLNLMAREITPVMVKALMAHEDTKPLAAILSKWDFQDDKDLAAPTIFQAVYRKFALMVFSEKLGPELTALMLDNWYFWQERLQDMVIKGTLPWPGDLTMDQTKKAQEDLFHKAAKTVIEELTPSLGVNPENWLWGKVHQLELVSPIRRKGFGKGLLGGGSNPMGGSGETLYRGIYGFNQPFGVTISASMRMVADLADEDKIVAVLPGGITARVFDPHTTDQIKPFMEGEKLYWWFSDKAIRDHARQTLILSPR